The Arthrobacter sp. NicSoilC5 genome has a window encoding:
- a CDS encoding GAF domain-containing protein yields the protein MWREPIRRRTRELLREFVERADDLVRAQEHVEGLLGAVVSMTEDLSLEAVLDRLVQSACELVGARYGALGVIGDDQQLSHFITVGIDEEGARVIGDLPTGHGVLGELIREPKPLRLHDLGEHPIAVGFPSNHPPMSTFLGVPVRVRNEVFGNLYLTEKIGDQDFTGEDEDLAVALAAAAGVAIQNAKLFDDTRRRQRWLEAGMEVSDRLKDQPRSDTENLDMIAERALNASASVLALIASVGPDGIIRCRTSVGAQSMPGGQEMPAAAVLSEVLETGESKVLADPLLVFDPTSAEKLGPVLVAALGSNSDGHRDSVLVLARAVGGARYTEVDVEQSAVFASRIGLTLDLLKANQLREEHALFIDRERIAADLHDLVIQRLFAAGLSIQGLRRYTADPPAHERRIAGITAELDDCIHQLRDTIYSLQAREPDKELLSGRVLRAVQEAANASGFLPRIQFSGPVDDAVDDDVAAQLLPVLHESVSNAVRHSGSEDIAILLAVHDGDVVLTVRDTGRGFNDPQRVSGLTNMKNRATRLGGACIIDSVPGKGTSVTWRAPAAG from the coding sequence ATGTGGCGTGAACCAATTAGGCGGCGGACCCGGGAACTCCTGCGGGAGTTTGTAGAGCGGGCGGATGATCTTGTCCGGGCACAGGAACATGTCGAGGGGCTGCTCGGCGCAGTGGTCTCCATGACAGAGGACCTGAGCCTGGAAGCAGTACTGGACCGGCTGGTGCAGTCGGCGTGCGAACTGGTGGGGGCACGGTACGGGGCCCTGGGCGTCATCGGCGACGACCAGCAGCTCAGCCACTTCATCACCGTGGGCATCGATGAAGAAGGTGCCCGGGTCATCGGCGACCTGCCCACCGGCCATGGCGTGCTTGGCGAGCTGATCCGGGAACCCAAGCCGTTGCGGCTCCACGATTTGGGCGAGCATCCAATAGCGGTGGGGTTTCCTTCCAACCATCCGCCCATGAGCACCTTCCTGGGCGTCCCGGTCCGGGTCCGGAACGAGGTCTTCGGGAACCTGTACCTGACGGAGAAGATCGGTGACCAGGATTTCACCGGTGAGGACGAGGACCTCGCTGTCGCCCTGGCGGCGGCCGCCGGGGTGGCCATCCAGAACGCGAAGTTGTTTGATGACACCAGGCGGCGCCAGCGCTGGCTGGAAGCGGGCATGGAAGTCAGTGACCGCCTCAAGGACCAGCCACGCTCCGACACGGAGAACCTGGACATGATCGCTGAACGCGCCCTAAACGCCTCGGCTTCCGTCCTGGCCCTGATCGCCTCAGTGGGGCCGGACGGAATCATCAGGTGCCGGACCTCGGTGGGTGCCCAGTCGATGCCAGGCGGCCAGGAAATGCCTGCTGCCGCCGTCCTGTCAGAAGTCCTGGAAACGGGGGAGTCCAAGGTCCTGGCCGACCCGCTCCTGGTGTTCGATCCGACGTCTGCCGAGAAGTTGGGGCCGGTCCTGGTGGCTGCCCTGGGCAGCAACAGCGACGGACACCGCGACAGCGTCCTGGTCCTGGCCAGGGCTGTTGGCGGAGCACGGTATACGGAAGTGGACGTTGAGCAAAGCGCCGTATTTGCGTCCCGGATAGGCCTGACGCTGGACCTGCTCAAGGCGAACCAGTTGCGGGAAGAGCACGCCCTGTTCATTGACCGGGAACGGATTGCGGCGGACCTGCACGACCTGGTGATCCAGCGGCTCTTCGCTGCCGGACTAAGCATCCAGGGCCTGCGGCGCTACACCGCGGATCCGCCTGCACACGAGCGGCGCATTGCCGGGATCACAGCAGAACTGGACGACTGCATCCATCAGCTCCGGGACACCATCTACTCCCTGCAGGCCCGGGAGCCCGATAAGGAACTACTGAGCGGACGCGTGTTGCGCGCTGTCCAGGAGGCTGCAAACGCTTCCGGTTTCCTCCCCCGGATCCAGTTTTCCGGGCCGGTGGACGATGCGGTAGACGACGACGTCGCCGCACAGTTGCTCCCGGTACTCCACGAAAGCGTCAGCAACGCCGTCAGGCATTCGGGATCAGAGGACATCGCCATCCTGCTCGCCGTCCATGATGGCGACGTGGTCCTCACAGTCCGGGATACCGGGCGCGGATTCAACGATCCACAGCGGGTCAGCGGGTTGACCAACATGAAGAACCGGGCCACCCGTCTGGGCGGGGCATGCATCATCGACAGCGTCCCGGGCAAGGGCACGAGTGTGACATGGAGGGCGCCCGCTGCCGGCTGA
- a CDS encoding response regulator transcription factor: protein MNTPAAPPDESWSAILPLRVFILTDHEMVRKGLGDLLEHFDFDVVGESGSAAEARRLIHVLQPDIVVLDDRLPDGTGIEVCRDLRSTAPEVRCLILTGWDEQHAVRAAVLAGASGYVLKRIGDSDALIDCIRSTAAGISPIGPGVRERVAESLYATASAPWLKAMTRTERNVLALMARGLTNPQIGQEMVLPDAAVAAHVSSVLHKLGFRRRGHLIPAPIPRAWELLH, encoded by the coding sequence ATGAATACACCTGCAGCACCCCCCGACGAGTCTTGGTCCGCCATCCTGCCCCTCCGGGTCTTCATCCTCACTGACCATGAAATGGTCCGGAAAGGCCTTGGCGACCTGCTCGAACACTTTGACTTCGATGTAGTTGGCGAAAGCGGATCCGCTGCAGAAGCCCGGCGCCTGATCCACGTCCTGCAGCCGGACATCGTGGTGCTGGATGACAGGCTCCCGGACGGCACGGGCATCGAGGTGTGCCGCGACCTGCGCTCCACCGCTCCTGAGGTGCGTTGCCTGATCCTTACCGGCTGGGACGAACAGCACGCCGTACGGGCAGCGGTCCTGGCGGGCGCTTCTGGCTACGTGCTCAAGCGAATCGGAGACAGCGATGCGTTGATCGACTGCATCCGCAGCACCGCCGCTGGCATTTCCCCCATCGGCCCCGGCGTCAGGGAGCGCGTGGCCGAGAGCCTCTACGCCACCGCTTCGGCCCCCTGGCTGAAGGCCATGACGCGGACGGAACGGAATGTACTCGCCCTCATGGCCCGCGGACTGACCAACCCCCAGATCGGGCAGGAGATGGTGCTGCCGGACGCCGCCGTGGCCGCCCACGTGTCTTCCGTGCTCCATAAACTGGGCTTCCGGCGGCGGGGCCACCTGATTCCCGCTCCCATCCCCCGAGCGTGGGAGCTGCTGCACTGA